The following coding sequences are from one Granulicella arctica window:
- a CDS encoding carbohydrate porin: protein MRYLSKRGRHDTKNERWNAYGQFTYIYAWKKAFKAPYTNANGSTNSLLPNAEQSFTGTATLYVGASLWKGAEVYFVPELISERPLSNLKGLGGAIQDFELQKGGAEAPTLYRSRSYLRQTFEFGGDSVQAESGQQQLGKTYRSRRLVIEAGNFSILDFFDKNSFGIDPRQGLFNLAFLTNAAYDFASDARGYSWGAVTELFLDKWSVRYGRITPPKDPNQLSIDFRLFKYYGDQIEFQHDHNVHGRDGSLRVLAYRNHENIGRFSDAIAAFQSDPFKNATTCTSFNYGSGNDTAPDLCWARKPNAKKGIGVFGEQYVAKDIGVFGRGMYSDGKTEVDAYTSTDRSIAFGVLAKGSLWKRPRDVTGTAMNFGWISGEHADYLRLGGIDGFVGDGHLSPAPETALDVFYSVNYHKSYWLSGDYQHVTNPAFNSDRGPVNLFSVRVHGEF, encoded by the coding sequence ATGAGATATCTCTCGAAACGTGGCCGTCACGATACGAAGAATGAGCGCTGGAACGCTTACGGGCAATTCACTTACATCTACGCGTGGAAAAAGGCTTTCAAAGCCCCGTACACAAATGCTAACGGCAGCACGAACTCACTTCTTCCGAATGCGGAACAAAGCTTCACCGGAACTGCAACGTTATACGTAGGGGCGAGTCTCTGGAAGGGTGCTGAGGTCTATTTTGTCCCTGAACTCATCTCCGAGCGTCCGTTGTCGAACCTGAAGGGTCTTGGCGGCGCAATCCAGGACTTCGAACTTCAGAAAGGTGGAGCAGAGGCTCCAACCCTCTATCGATCGCGTTCGTACCTTCGTCAAACCTTTGAATTCGGAGGAGATTCAGTCCAGGCGGAGTCCGGCCAACAACAGTTGGGGAAGACGTACAGAAGCAGGCGACTGGTCATCGAAGCAGGTAATTTCAGCATTTTAGATTTCTTCGATAAGAACTCCTTTGGAATCGATCCACGTCAGGGTCTGTTCAATCTGGCCTTCTTGACCAACGCCGCTTACGACTTCGCCTCCGACGCGCGCGGCTATTCCTGGGGCGCTGTGACGGAGCTATTTCTGGACAAATGGTCGGTGCGGTATGGGCGCATCACCCCTCCAAAAGATCCCAACCAGTTGTCCATCGACTTCAGGTTGTTCAAGTACTACGGCGATCAGATCGAGTTTCAGCACGATCACAACGTACACGGCCGCGACGGAAGTCTGCGCGTCCTGGCGTATCGAAATCACGAGAATATAGGTCGATTCAGCGACGCTATCGCGGCGTTTCAGTCAGATCCGTTCAAAAATGCAACGACTTGTACCAGTTTCAATTATGGATCCGGTAACGACACCGCTCCAGATTTGTGTTGGGCTCGCAAGCCAAATGCAAAGAAGGGAATTGGTGTCTTTGGCGAGCAGTACGTTGCAAAAGATATCGGTGTATTTGGACGCGGGATGTATTCGGACGGCAAGACTGAGGTAGATGCTTACACGTCAACAGATCGGTCCATTGCTTTTGGGGTGCTGGCCAAGGGTTCTCTTTGGAAGCGGCCTAGAGATGTTACTGGTACGGCTATGAACTTTGGCTGGATCTCGGGAGAGCATGCAGACTATCTGCGGCTTGGCGGTATCGATGGCTTCGTCGGCGATGGACACCTCTCACCGGCACCCGAAACAGCGCTGGATGTCTTCTACAGTGTCAACTATCACAAGTCCTACTGGCTTTCAGGAGACTATCAACATGTAACTAATCCTGCCTTCAACTCTGATCGCGGGCCAGTGAATCTCTTCAGCGTTCGGGTACATGGAGAGTTTTAG
- a CDS encoding thioredoxin domain-containing protein encodes MSVIRTCTHCKQKNRIPAKHLSSTGRCGACKKPLLPLAEPLAADSLMFDDIVQHATVPILIDFWAEWCGPCRTAAPEVARAAANMAGRAIVLKVDTEANPQLSARFQVRSIPNFVVLSGGRTIVQQPGLVGHEQMEAWLRSASG; translated from the coding sequence GTGTCAGTAATCAGAACATGTACGCATTGCAAACAAAAGAACCGTATTCCTGCGAAGCATCTGAGCAGCACCGGCCGCTGCGGGGCCTGCAAGAAGCCGCTTCTTCCCCTAGCCGAGCCGCTTGCTGCCGATTCTTTGATGTTTGACGACATCGTGCAGCATGCAACGGTGCCGATTCTTATCGACTTCTGGGCGGAATGGTGTGGACCTTGTCGGACCGCTGCTCCGGAGGTGGCACGCGCTGCTGCCAACATGGCCGGTCGGGCGATCGTGCTGAAGGTGGATACGGAGGCGAATCCTCAACTGTCCGCTCGCTTTCAGGTCCGCAGCATCCCAAACTTCGTCGTGCTTTCAGGGGGCCGTACTATCGTTCAACAGCCAGGGCTTGTCGGTCACGAGCAGATGGAAGCGTGGCTCCGGTCGGCTTCGGGATAA
- a CDS encoding TonB-dependent receptor, with product MTVIFLSRFDFNRFAIALRLASHGALVAIATSAGIASLSGQTPAPAWRGVVEDAPAHQIAQATIALNAGNEHKTATTTLDGAFVFNSLLSKTYSLTVEANGRTYRTPTTIKIPAQAASVILMLQADGTLIVGAEEEKAAVGGEQLTSKAVSEIPLNKRDFSQLLLLAAGTAADSSGASNFTQQFAINGQRGVEAVFALDGADSSDPELGGGTFTNLNVDAVLELQSLSGVMPAEIGRGASGFTNILTRSGTDSIHGSVFEFLRNSSLDARNYFDHPSPASPGRIPPFKRNEFGFTNGGPIILPHLYNGRGKAFYFVEYQGFRQVLGTTQVFAVPTMQQRVGMDTTAYAGDLLTVPVDSAIAKVLARYPLPNLPSGTFGANTYATSSKVTTNADQFSLRLDYQLGTKDHLFGRITFDNLDGPITNPDQTAIDPSFGVEYVDRQRNGVVTWIHTASPRFTFETSISATRTTPSFPTTNQTDPAIKFNDALFEPFNAPGGSVTRAFGNLFHGRENVSFTTANHALKVGFETRLNRDSTYFGISPNGEYDFGGGTAYARTEIKSQSGTHDVHIGDPLPDTLSALLSGSPFAYTRAVAPSYFSNGENIGPASDNRSGFAAYIQDAWKVTDRIVLNYGLRYELYTAISDRARKTSGFYPAPNGGQQFLVNPQPGYKKEMNNWGPRVQVDYRFSDRFRGHAGAGLTTIPPNIWQDNQLTGALPFVVYPRVTAAVGAQIPYGFQITPAQLPRVYTPAGVDIFASGRSNDVPANTVLDIDRLERDIASLSGQPSPLNVSAISRGFGNAMLATWSLGLERSIGNVTASANYVGTTAYKLARNSFPNAYPGATAAFARFTQFNASGAPVGGFGTESEITPTSHSSYHALQLSAAGQTPHGGPGMQASYTWSKSIDDTSTVAGTSATSTVGAIAQAAPQNPFDTHSERGPSTFDATHSFSLSLTQELPIQKLPFLDEINRKATEGWQLISISSISSGTPFTVYSGIQQTGAGSANADRPDQIAQPTLSTARARHEDYFGRGDSNGTFFSIPIGIAGGTGPNLGRFGTLGRNTFRGPAFYNFDMSLAKDTPVGKRKSGSELVNVQFRAEFFNIFNIVNMGLPSNTILGSGFGLINRTAGSSRQIQFSLKVAY from the coding sequence TTGACCGTCATATTTCTGAGCCGGTTTGATTTCAACCGTTTTGCCATAGCACTCCGGTTGGCCTCACACGGGGCTTTGGTTGCGATCGCCACGTCAGCCGGCATCGCTTCCTTGTCAGGTCAGACACCCGCCCCCGCATGGAGAGGAGTTGTTGAAGATGCTCCGGCTCACCAGATTGCGCAAGCAACGATAGCTTTGAATGCTGGTAACGAGCATAAGACAGCGACGACTACACTCGATGGAGCTTTCGTCTTCAACTCACTTTTGTCGAAGACCTACTCACTGACTGTCGAAGCAAATGGCCGCACCTATCGCACGCCCACCACGATCAAGATCCCTGCACAGGCGGCGTCGGTCATCCTTATGCTCCAGGCTGATGGCACGTTGATCGTCGGAGCAGAAGAGGAGAAAGCCGCTGTAGGTGGCGAGCAATTGACCAGCAAGGCCGTAAGTGAGATCCCCCTCAACAAACGCGACTTCAGCCAACTGCTCCTGCTCGCAGCTGGTACAGCAGCCGATTCAAGCGGAGCCTCTAATTTTACGCAGCAGTTCGCCATCAACGGCCAGCGCGGAGTCGAAGCGGTCTTCGCCCTCGATGGAGCGGACAGCAGCGATCCGGAGCTGGGCGGGGGCACCTTCACCAACCTCAACGTGGACGCCGTCCTCGAGCTACAATCCCTCTCCGGCGTCATGCCCGCAGAGATCGGCCGCGGAGCCTCAGGCTTCACCAACATCCTTACTCGCTCCGGCACAGACAGCATTCACGGCTCCGTCTTCGAATTCCTCAGGAACTCCTCGCTCGACGCCCGCAACTACTTCGACCATCCCTCACCCGCAAGTCCCGGCCGCATCCCGCCCTTCAAACGAAATGAGTTCGGCTTCACCAACGGCGGTCCGATCATACTTCCCCACCTCTATAACGGTCGCGGCAAGGCCTTCTACTTCGTGGAGTATCAGGGCTTCCGGCAGGTGCTCGGCACCACCCAGGTCTTCGCCGTACCGACCATGCAACAGCGGGTCGGTATGGACACAACCGCCTACGCCGGCGACCTCCTCACCGTACCCGTCGACTCGGCCATCGCCAAGGTCCTCGCCCGTTATCCCCTGCCAAATCTTCCGTCGGGCACCTTCGGCGCAAACACCTATGCCACCTCCTCAAAGGTCACCACTAACGCTGATCAGTTCTCGCTCCGGCTGGACTACCAGCTTGGGACGAAGGATCATCTCTTCGGCCGCATCACCTTCGACAATTTGGACGGTCCCATAACCAACCCTGACCAGACTGCAATTGACCCAAGCTTCGGTGTTGAGTATGTCGACCGGCAGCGTAACGGTGTCGTCACCTGGATCCACACTGCCTCCCCGCGCTTCACCTTCGAGACCTCCATCAGCGCCACGCGCACCACGCCATCCTTCCCCACCACCAACCAGACCGATCCCGCCATCAAGTTCAACGACGCACTCTTCGAGCCCTTCAACGCTCCCGGCGGCTCCGTCACGCGCGCCTTCGGCAACCTCTTCCACGGTCGGGAGAATGTCTCCTTCACCACGGCAAACCACGCCCTCAAAGTCGGATTCGAGACCCGCCTGAACCGCGACTCAACCTACTTCGGCATCTCTCCCAACGGCGAGTACGACTTCGGCGGAGGCACGGCCTACGCCCGCACCGAGATCAAGTCGCAGAGCGGAACGCACGACGTCCACATCGGCGATCCCCTGCCCGATACTCTCTCCGCGCTCCTCTCCGGAAGCCCCTTCGCCTACACCCGCGCCGTGGCACCCTCCTACTTTTCCAACGGAGAGAACATCGGCCCCGCCTCGGATAATCGCAGCGGCTTCGCAGCCTATATACAGGACGCCTGGAAGGTCACCGACCGCATCGTACTCAACTACGGCCTCCGCTACGAGCTCTACACCGCCATCTCCGATCGCGCCCGCAAGACCTCCGGCTTCTATCCCGCGCCCAACGGAGGACAGCAGTTTCTCGTCAATCCGCAGCCCGGCTACAAGAAAGAGATGAATAACTGGGGTCCACGCGTTCAAGTTGACTATCGCTTCTCCGATCGCTTCCGCGGGCACGCAGGTGCAGGTCTCACCACCATCCCCCCAAACATCTGGCAGGATAACCAGCTCACCGGCGCATTGCCCTTCGTCGTCTACCCCCGCGTCACCGCAGCCGTCGGCGCACAAATCCCCTACGGCTTTCAGATCACCCCAGCGCAACTGCCACGCGTCTATACCCCCGCCGGCGTAGACATCTTCGCCAGCGGACGATCGAACGATGTTCCCGCGAACACCGTCCTCGATATCGACCGCCTCGAACGAGACATCGCCTCGCTCTCCGGGCAGCCCTCGCCGCTTAACGTAAGCGCCATCAGCCGAGGTTTCGGCAACGCCATGCTGGCCACATGGTCGCTCGGTCTCGAGCGCTCCATCGGCAATGTCACCGCATCCGCAAACTACGTCGGCACCACGGCCTACAAGCTCGCCCGTAACTCCTTCCCGAACGCCTACCCCGGAGCCACCGCAGCCTTCGCGCGCTTCACGCAGTTCAACGCAAGCGGCGCTCCCGTTGGCGGCTTCGGCACCGAAAGTGAGATCACGCCGACCTCGCACTCCAGCTACCACGCTCTCCAGCTATCCGCCGCCGGGCAAACTCCGCACGGGGGCCCCGGCATGCAGGCAAGCTACACCTGGTCGAAGTCAATCGACGACACCAGCACAGTAGCCGGAACCTCCGCAACCAGCACCGTAGGCGCAATCGCTCAAGCCGCTCCGCAGAATCCCTTCGACACCCACTCCGAACGCGGCCCATCCACCTTCGACGCCACCCATTCCTTCTCGCTCAGTCTCACGCAGGAACTCCCCATCCAGAAGCTCCCCTTCCTCGATGAGATCAACCGCAAGGCGACAGAAGGCTGGCAGCTCATCAGCATCTCCAGCATCAGCAGCGGAACGCCCTTCACCGTCTACTCCGGCATCCAGCAAACTGGAGCAGGATCAGCGAATGCAGACCGCCCAGACCAGATCGCGCAGCCCACCCTTTCGACAGCGCGCGCACGACATGAAGACTACTTCGGGCGCGGCGATAGCAATGGCACCTTCTTTTCTATACCTATCGGAATCGCGGGGGGCACCGGCCCGAATCTAGGACGCTTTGGCACCCTTGGGCGCAACACCTTTCGCGGTCCCGCCTTCTACAACTTCGACATGTCCCTGGCGAAAGACACTCCAGTTGGCAAGCGTAAGTCTGGCAGCGAACTGGTCAACGTCCAGTTCCGCGCCGAGTTCTTCAACATCTTCAACATCGTGAACATGGGGCTTCCGTCCAACACGATCCTCGGCTCAGGCTTCGGCCTCATCAACCGAACCGCAGGAAGCTCTCGGCAGATCCAGTTTTCGTTGAAGGTCGCTTACTAG
- a CDS encoding sulfite exporter TauE/SafE family protein, translating into MEYVIGFIIAVFIALTGVGAGTITTPLLILFLGVPASVAVGTGLMFSAAVKLVLVPSQIARKQVSWRVLGFMVLGGLPGVLIGSLVLRHLDIHGPQLVLNGLLGGVLVFTALWQIFFSFRPARIEGERKDRSRLLPFLMFPVGAEVGFSSAGAGALGSAALLGLTPLTPAQVVGTDIVFGFVLSIVGSGAHGFFHGTSTLLLQHLVIGGFFGVVLGTIAAKWIPKRPLRFALWIWLFIIGTQFIYTNVYAATRH; encoded by the coding sequence ATGGAATATGTCATTGGATTCATCATCGCCGTCTTTATCGCTCTTACGGGAGTTGGAGCCGGCACCATCACGACGCCGCTGCTGATCCTGTTCCTCGGCGTGCCAGCGTCTGTCGCCGTGGGCACGGGGTTGATGTTTTCCGCCGCGGTGAAGCTGGTTCTGGTGCCGTCGCAGATCGCGCGTAAGCAGGTGTCATGGCGAGTGCTTGGATTTATGGTGTTGGGTGGTCTGCCGGGAGTGCTCATCGGCTCGCTTGTGCTGCGTCATCTGGACATCCACGGTCCTCAACTGGTTCTCAATGGTTTGCTCGGTGGAGTGCTGGTGTTTACGGCTCTCTGGCAGATCTTCTTTTCGTTTCGTCCGGCTCGGATTGAAGGTGAGCGGAAAGATCGTAGCCGCCTACTGCCGTTCCTGATGTTCCCGGTGGGTGCAGAGGTAGGCTTTTCGTCTGCGGGTGCGGGTGCGCTGGGCTCTGCTGCCTTGCTTGGGCTAACGCCACTGACACCCGCGCAGGTTGTCGGCACGGATATTGTGTTTGGGTTTGTGCTCTCGATTGTAGGTAGCGGGGCGCATGGATTCTTTCATGGAACCAGCACGCTCCTTCTTCAGCATCTGGTCATCGGCGGCTTCTTCGGAGTTGTTCTCGGGACTATCGCTGCTAAGTGGATTCCCAAACGTCCTCTGCGATTCGCCCTCTGGATCTGGCTCTTCATCATTGGCACGCAGTTTATCTACACCAACGTCTATGCTGCCACGCGTCACTAA
- a CDS encoding phosphoadenylyl-sulfate reductase — MISETQPSVVPASEPRAILEAPLLERLQHVQTLLEDELSVEIGAEDACLTCSFQAEDVLLLHLVRELRPEIPVLFLDTGYHFAETYAYRDRIATDWKLNLINLVPAQSVPEQEVEHGLLHQIAPDRCCALRKVEPLFAAVAKYKVWLTGLRREQARSRAALEEVADFTLPSGIVVRKLSPFADWTTRDVWQLCSRYSIPLLPLYDVGYSSIGCEPCTSIPTDPNDPRSGRWAGRKVECGIHIQAAPNG; from the coding sequence ATGATTTCAGAGACTCAGCCTTCGGTAGTTCCGGCTTCAGAACCTCGCGCGATCCTTGAGGCTCCTTTACTGGAACGACTTCAGCATGTGCAGACGCTACTCGAGGATGAGCTTAGTGTTGAGATAGGTGCAGAAGATGCCTGTCTTACCTGCAGCTTTCAGGCTGAGGACGTTCTTCTGCTTCATCTGGTGCGTGAGTTGCGCCCTGAGATTCCTGTCCTCTTCCTCGACACTGGCTATCACTTCGCCGAGACTTACGCCTATCGCGACCGTATTGCTACGGATTGGAAGTTGAACCTGATCAATCTTGTTCCTGCGCAAAGCGTTCCCGAGCAGGAGGTTGAGCATGGGCTTCTGCACCAAATTGCGCCGGATCGCTGTTGTGCTCTGCGGAAGGTCGAACCGCTGTTTGCGGCTGTTGCGAAGTACAAGGTCTGGCTTACGGGCCTGCGCAGAGAACAGGCTAGGAGCAGGGCAGCTCTTGAAGAGGTCGCTGACTTCACGCTGCCGAGTGGGATCGTTGTTCGCAAGCTCAGTCCCTTTGCCGATTGGACGACGCGTGATGTGTGGCAGCTTTGCAGTCGTTACAGCATTCCGCTGCTACCGCTCTACGACGTTGGCTACTCTAGCATCGGTTGCGAGCCATGTACCTCCATCCCGACCGATCCTAACGATCCTCGATCCGGGCGCTGGGCGGGCCGCAAGGTCGAATGTGGTATTCACATCCAGGCCGCGCCGAACGGCTGA
- the cysN gene encoding sulfate adenylyltransferase subunit CysN yields the protein MASPETLLELEVSAPLASRDEVDEPLRDLLRFSTAGSVDDGKSTLIGRLLYDTQNVYDDQVRSIEGKGTTGVGVLDLALLTDGLRAEREQGITIDVAYRYFSTERRKFIIADTPGHEQYTRNMATGASTASLAVVLVDARKGVLIQSRRHACIAALLGVRHILVAVNKMDLVDYAEQVFNDIRAEFTAFMDQLGELRPPHLYFVPVSALAGDNVVRITGAMPWYEGPSLLQLLESVPAAEAGITDPFRLAVQRVLRPDQDFRGFAGQIAAGTIRPGDAVMVLPSRRVSTVRSVVTFDGDLAEACAPQSITLTLADELDISRGDLLVSPESPATTTSRFSASVVWMDEQPLDLTRRYLLKHTSRTVQARVVAVVHRLDVATLEQQAAVTLQLNGIGLVEIESVQPLSVDRYATNRVTGSFVLIDPVSNTTVAAGMIREVDLDKEPRTTPVSAEERITRWGHAGAHVHITGSGESADAVERALFARGAFVVRPASFEIGLISALREAGALVLTHVPSSVSTIAVGDAEVEAAGTEASLRFLEAQGVLRGDLK from the coding sequence ATGGCGAGTCCTGAAACTCTACTTGAACTTGAAGTGTCTGCACCGCTCGCTTCTCGGGATGAGGTTGATGAGCCTCTGCGCGATCTTCTTCGCTTCTCGACTGCGGGCTCCGTGGATGATGGCAAATCGACTCTGATTGGGCGGCTTCTTTACGACACGCAAAACGTTTATGACGATCAGGTGCGCTCCATTGAGGGGAAGGGGACGACCGGGGTCGGTGTTCTTGATCTGGCGCTGCTTACCGATGGTCTGCGTGCGGAGCGGGAGCAGGGGATCACGATCGATGTGGCATATCGCTACTTCTCTACGGAGCGACGCAAGTTCATCATTGCGGATACACCTGGGCATGAGCAGTACACCCGCAATATGGCGACGGGTGCGTCGACAGCATCGCTTGCCGTTGTGCTTGTCGATGCGCGCAAGGGAGTGCTGATCCAGTCTCGGCGTCATGCCTGCATTGCGGCTCTGCTTGGGGTTCGGCACATACTTGTCGCGGTTAACAAGATGGATCTTGTCGACTACGCCGAGCAGGTTTTTAACGATATCCGCGCGGAGTTTACCGCGTTTATGGACCAGCTAGGCGAACTGCGGCCGCCGCATCTCTACTTCGTTCCAGTGAGTGCGCTTGCCGGGGATAACGTTGTGCGAATCACGGGCGCGATGCCTTGGTACGAAGGACCTTCACTGCTTCAGCTTTTGGAGAGTGTACCTGCGGCGGAGGCTGGAATTACGGATCCTTTTCGGCTGGCGGTGCAGCGGGTACTCCGACCGGATCAGGACTTTCGTGGCTTTGCGGGACAGATTGCCGCGGGCACCATTCGCCCGGGCGATGCGGTGATGGTACTACCGTCGCGGCGGGTCAGCACCGTTCGCAGCGTCGTCACGTTTGATGGTGACCTGGCAGAAGCATGCGCGCCTCAATCGATTACGCTGACGCTTGCAGACGAGTTGGATATCAGCAGAGGCGATCTGCTTGTATCGCCTGAATCACCGGCGACGACGACCAGCCGCTTTAGTGCGTCCGTTGTGTGGATGGATGAGCAGCCACTCGATCTGACGCGGCGCTATCTGTTGAAGCATACGAGCCGTACGGTGCAGGCGCGTGTTGTGGCGGTTGTCCATCGGCTCGATGTCGCTACGCTCGAACAGCAGGCGGCGGTTACGCTGCAGCTGAACGGCATCGGGTTGGTCGAGATCGAGTCGGTGCAACCACTCAGCGTGGATCGATACGCGACGAATCGGGTGACTGGGAGCTTTGTGCTCATAGACCCTGTGAGCAACACGACCGTTGCTGCTGGGATGATTCGCGAGGTAGATCTGGACAAGGAGCCGCGGACGACGCCGGTCTCTGCTGAGGAACGCATTACGCGCTGGGGTCATGCGGGTGCTCATGTTCACATTACCGGATCGGGTGAGAGTGCGGATGCGGTTGAGCGCGCGTTGTTTGCTCGTGGCGCGTTTGTGGTTCGACCTGCATCGTTCGAGATCGGTCTGATCTCGGCGCTTAGGGAAGCTGGAGCGTTGGTGCTCACGCATGTTCCATCGTCTGTGAGCACGATTGCTGTCGGCGATGCAGAGGTGGAAGCTGCCGGAACTGAAGCTTCACTTCGTTTTCTTGAAGCCCAGGGCGTTCTGCGAGGAGACCTTAAATGA
- the cysD gene encoding sulfate adenylyltransferase subunit CysD — MAASAPALTHLQLLEAESIHILREVASEFERPVMLYSIGKDSSVMLRLAQKAFYPAAIPFPLLHIDTGFKFREMIEFRDRMAAEVGAELLVWRNEAAIAGGTNPIALDTKRCCGLLKTQALLDGLNHYGFTAAFGGARRDEEKSRAKERIYSFRDKAGQWDPKNQRPELWNLYNSRIHPGESIRVFPLSNWTEMDVWQYILQENIPIVDLYFAKERPMYVRGDSLQPIEQSFVGMLGEKPQMVRSRLRSLGCSPCTGAIRSDADTLPKIITELLSFRTSERANRAIDHDQEGSMELKKREGYF, encoded by the coding sequence ATGGCTGCTTCTGCACCGGCGCTCACGCATCTTCAGCTTCTGGAAGCTGAGAGTATTCACATTCTGCGGGAGGTTGCGTCCGAGTTCGAACGTCCTGTGATGCTCTACTCTATTGGAAAAGATTCGTCTGTGATGCTTCGCCTTGCGCAGAAGGCGTTCTATCCTGCGGCGATTCCATTTCCCTTGCTTCACATCGATACCGGATTCAAGTTTCGCGAGATGATCGAGTTTCGTGATCGCATGGCCGCCGAGGTTGGAGCGGAGTTGCTGGTGTGGCGGAACGAGGCTGCGATTGCTGGAGGGACGAATCCCATTGCGCTTGATACGAAGCGCTGCTGTGGACTGCTGAAGACCCAGGCGTTGCTCGATGGGCTGAACCACTACGGCTTTACGGCTGCGTTTGGCGGGGCTCGGCGCGATGAAGAGAAGTCGCGAGCGAAGGAGCGCATCTACTCTTTTCGCGACAAGGCTGGGCAGTGGGACCCGAAGAATCAGCGTCCTGAGCTTTGGAATCTTTATAACTCGCGGATTCATCCGGGTGAATCGATTCGTGTCTTCCCGCTGTCAAATTGGACAGAGATGGATGTGTGGCAATACATCCTGCAGGAGAACATTCCTATCGTTGATCTTTACTTTGCCAAAGAGCGACCAATGTATGTGCGTGGTGATTCATTGCAGCCGATCGAACAGAGCTTCGTAGGGATGCTGGGAGAAAAGCCGCAGATGGTGCGCAGTCGTTTGCGTTCGCTAGGCTGCAGTCCATGCACAGGGGCGATTCGATCGGATGCGGATACGCTTCCTAAGATCATTACGGAGCTGCTTTCGTTTCGTACGTCGGAGCGGGCGAATCGTGCGATCGATCACGATCAGGAAGGTTCGATGGAACTCAAGAAGCGCGAGGGCTACTTCTAA